A genomic region of Rickettsiales bacterium contains the following coding sequences:
- a CDS encoding O-antigen ligase family protein translates to MQVTNKLKNITKFVLFINAFAIEAVFRARSIADKSIDLQVIIKMGIWVLTFMFCIGSFKLWGRKLLRIDNICLFMLLILITASCFYAPDFLYSAAAAFSLFSIIFLMLMVSEVLDNREMLLPIIYGCTLVMAISIVVYFVNPDFGRMKDWDGGQLVMTRRLTGIAGNANTAGYISAICLLTLYYYREYIPGRLPMRYWLCVVINFATLLMSNSRTSLMALFISIGIAGLMKPFPARLAAIFGCICVAMLFIFAVQLNWINIDALFALVARSGSASEIESGTGRTAIWAVVIEMIHQRPFFGWGYGSTTKLIPEASAQVGFTADHAHNALLQVGVSVGLVGLALFITVIFTKLFYSVRSGVQLNVAFIVFLLIDGLTEPIAFQGVATTTTLALATVLALNYGKENASSNRSYQQ, encoded by the coding sequence ATGCAAGTCACTAACAAATTAAAAAACATAACGAAATTCGTATTATTTATTAATGCATTCGCCATTGAAGCCGTATTTCGCGCCAGGTCCATTGCAGATAAATCCATCGACCTGCAGGTGATTATCAAAATGGGTATCTGGGTGCTGACATTCATGTTCTGCATCGGCTCATTCAAACTCTGGGGTAGAAAGCTTCTCCGAATCGACAATATCTGCCTTTTCATGCTGTTGATCCTGATTACGGCATCGTGTTTTTACGCGCCTGATTTTCTCTATAGCGCAGCAGCGGCATTTTCACTATTTTCAATTATTTTCTTGATGCTTATGGTGTCGGAGGTGCTGGATAACCGGGAAATGCTTCTGCCTATTATCTACGGCTGTACGCTGGTGATGGCGATTTCCATTGTGGTGTATTTCGTCAACCCGGACTTTGGGCGCATGAAAGACTGGGATGGCGGGCAGCTGGTCATGACAAGAAGGCTCACCGGCATCGCGGGCAACGCGAATACTGCTGGCTACATCTCCGCCATCTGCCTGCTTACGCTGTATTATTACCGGGAATATATCCCCGGCAGACTACCGATGCGATACTGGTTATGCGTCGTCATAAATTTCGCAACATTGCTGATGAGCAATAGCCGTACCTCCCTGATGGCACTGTTCATCTCCATCGGCATTGCAGGACTTATGAAACCGTTTCCTGCCCGCCTGGCGGCTATCTTCGGCTGCATATGTGTGGCCATGTTGTTCATTTTTGCTGTCCAGCTCAACTGGATCAATATCGACGCATTATTCGCCCTCGTAGCACGCTCCGGTAGCGCGAGCGAAATTGAATCCGGCACCGGCAGAACGGCAATCTGGGCAGTGGTCATAGAGATGATTCACCAGCGCCCCTTCTTCGGATGGGGGTATGGCTCCACAACCAAACTGATTCCTGAAGCAAGCGCCCAGGTGGGCTTTACTGCCGACCATGCCCATAACGCGCTTCTGCAGGTTGGTGTATCGGTCGGACTGGTCGGGCTGGCACTATTCATCACGGTTATCTTCACCAAGCTTTTTTACTCCGTAAGATCCGGCGTACAGTTAAACGTGGCCTTCATCGTATTCCTGCTCATCGACGGCCTCACGGAACCTATTGCATTCCAAGGGGTAGCCACTACAACAACCCTGGCGCTGGCGACAGTGCTTGCTCTAAACTATGGTAAGGAAAATGCGTCCAGTAATCGTTCATATCAGCAATGA
- a CDS encoding glycosyltransferase family 4 protein, whose translation MRPVIVHISNDYPDPLQPDKTLAIRNLVEATPEFRHVVYSLNRVNGLGGITSIPFGEDRTAVAYGALPKGLFWERRLEAVADWISADMKQKNIVPDLIEAHKITVEGIIGQKLAAEYNCKLVCDIQGGSDYKLLKFKRNLWKRFGEIAKASTLIFPYAPWVVPHFEKAVGLDPSKCRNLPVLPGFDALSSSSVSSAPRLITLLRFSDRKNKNIASTIAAVNQLAAKYPAITLDIYGGGGAKDLMELRKVIDNDNIDGRINFKGPIANNVLTQIMGQYSALVMPSFTETYGLVYAEALFCGVPVLFTKGQAIDGYFDTTKIGYACNPASVEDIAAGIEHLLKNEAELKRNIAQMQASGALDFIRRKDIIDTYRNELLKLLPSSAAQ comes from the coding sequence ATGCGTCCAGTAATCGTTCATATCAGCAATGACTATCCCGATCCGCTGCAGCCGGATAAAACGTTAGCCATACGTAACCTGGTGGAAGCCACGCCGGAATTTCGTCATGTGGTCTATTCGCTGAACCGTGTTAATGGCCTCGGGGGCATTACGAGCATTCCGTTCGGTGAAGACCGCACTGCGGTCGCTTACGGCGCGCTTCCTAAAGGACTGTTCTGGGAGCGCAGACTGGAAGCCGTGGCGGACTGGATCAGCGCCGACATGAAGCAGAAGAACATCGTGCCGGATCTTATCGAAGCGCATAAGATCACCGTGGAAGGCATCATCGGCCAGAAACTGGCTGCCGAATATAACTGCAAGCTGGTGTGCGACATCCAGGGCGGCTCGGATTACAAACTGCTTAAATTCAAACGCAATCTCTGGAAACGATTCGGCGAAATCGCCAAGGCATCTACCCTTATTTTTCCCTATGCACCATGGGTCGTTCCGCATTTTGAAAAAGCAGTGGGCCTTGACCCCAGCAAATGCCGCAATCTTCCTGTCCTGCCGGGTTTTGACGCCCTCTCCTCCTCCAGTGTCAGTTCAGCGCCACGCCTGATTACGCTGCTGCGCTTCAGCGACAGGAAAAATAAAAACATCGCAAGCACCATTGCGGCCGTAAACCAGCTCGCCGCGAAATACCCTGCAATCACTCTGGATATCTACGGTGGTGGCGGCGCAAAAGACCTGATGGAATTGCGCAAAGTTATTGACAACGACAATATTGACGGGCGGATCAACTTCAAAGGCCCGATTGCCAACAATGTGTTGACTCAGATCATGGGGCAATACTCTGCCCTTGTTATGCCGTCTTTTACGGAAACCTACGGACTCGTCTATGCCGAAGCGTTATTCTGCGGCGTTCCCGTTCTGTTCACCAAAGGCCAGGCTATTGACGGCTACTTCGATACAACGAAAATCGGCTATGCCTGTAACCCTGCCTCCGTGGAAGATATCGCTGCGGGCATTGAGCATCTGCTGAAGAACGAAGCGGAATTAAAACGTAATATCGCTCAGATGCAGGCATCAGGTGCACTGGATTTTATCCGCAGGAAAGACATTATCGATACTTACAGAAATGAATTGCTGAAGCTTCTGCCCTCTTCCGCTGCGCAGTAG
- a CDS encoding acyltransferase, whose protein sequence is MPAKQKLMARTNETPFTKLYRLFTFFLYIAIFRHTPEDYRPYALFFPHIRNFLVRQFLSQCGSKIRVKSGADISPNISIGNESELGTRCVIAKNVTIGDNVIMGPDVKIYSGNHVHDSLDVPIQKQGDVWHSVTIGNDVWIGANVIILPKRKIGNHAILAAGSVITKDVPDYAIVGGNPAQIIKFRKPQAA, encoded by the coding sequence ATGCCCGCCAAACAAAAGCTCATGGCAAGAACGAATGAAACCCCATTCACAAAGCTATATCGTCTTTTTACCTTTTTTCTCTATATCGCCATATTCAGGCATACGCCGGAGGATTACAGACCGTACGCGCTTTTCTTTCCGCATATACGCAATTTCCTTGTCAGGCAGTTTTTAAGCCAGTGCGGCTCAAAGATCCGTGTTAAAAGCGGTGCCGACATTTCTCCCAATATCTCCATCGGCAATGAGAGCGAACTGGGCACACGCTGCGTCATCGCAAAGAACGTAACGATCGGCGATAATGTCATTATGGGGCCGGATGTAAAAATATACAGCGGTAACCATGTTCATGATTCGCTCGACGTTCCTATCCAGAAACAAGGTGATGTCTGGCATAGCGTCACTATCGGCAACGATGTCTGGATCGGCGCCAACGTCATTATCCTGCCTAAAAGAAAAATCGGCAATCACGCTATTCTTGCAGCTGGCTCAGTGATTACCAAGGATGTGCCGGATTATGCCATTGTCGGTGGGAACCCGGCCCAAATCATAAAATTCAGAAAACCACAGGCTGCCTGA
- the wecC gene encoding UDP-N-acetyl-D-mannosamine dehydrogenase — protein MKYDLTILGLGYIGLPMAAVSANAGLNVLGVDIVEHIVSTVNAGKVHLEEPGLPEKVASAVQSGKLKAATAPSASNIFMIAVPTPVDHHTHQPDMSLVVSAATMISKVVQEGDLVILQSTSPVGATEHNVKATIEAKRPELVGKVDYVYCPERAIPGKTMHEMIFNDRAVGGLSPRATQRGIEFYSKVVKGKLLETDAKTAEMVKLVENASRDVQIAFANELSLACDAMGLNVWEVIKLANHHPRVNILQPGPGVGGHCIAVDPWFIIDAAPKHTPLMRTARLVNDGKPDWVIEKVKEAAKGISNPIICLLGLAYKENVDDFRESPSVTVADKLLQANLGSVIVVEPFMKQSDRYTLVPLEEGIAQADVVVHLTAHDAFKVVTKAQLSNKKVIDTRGSLALA, from the coding sequence ATGAAATACGATCTTACTATTCTCGGGCTCGGCTATATCGGCCTGCCGATGGCCGCTGTCTCCGCCAATGCCGGCCTTAATGTTCTCGGCGTGGATATTGTCGAACATATTGTTTCCACCGTAAATGCCGGTAAAGTGCATCTGGAGGAACCGGGCCTGCCCGAAAAAGTGGCTTCCGCCGTGCAGAGCGGAAAGCTGAAGGCAGCTACCGCTCCCTCCGCTTCCAATATTTTCATGATTGCCGTACCGACCCCGGTCGACCATCACACACACCAGCCGGATATGTCGCTCGTCGTATCGGCAGCGACCATGATCTCTAAGGTCGTTCAGGAAGGCGATCTCGTTATCCTGCAGTCTACCTCTCCGGTCGGCGCAACGGAACATAACGTAAAAGCCACCATTGAAGCCAAAAGGCCGGAACTCGTAGGCAAAGTTGATTATGTCTACTGCCCCGAACGCGCTATTCCGGGTAAGACGATGCATGAAATGATCTTTAACGATCGCGCTGTCGGTGGCCTGAGCCCGCGCGCGACCCAGCGCGGCATCGAATTCTATAGCAAGGTTGTCAAAGGCAAGCTGCTGGAAACGGATGCTAAAACTGCTGAGATGGTCAAGCTGGTGGAAAACGCCTCGCGCGACGTGCAGATCGCTTTCGCTAATGAGCTCTCCCTCGCCTGTGATGCTATGGGCCTCAATGTATGGGAAGTGATTAAGCTTGCCAATCATCACCCCCGCGTAAATATTCTGCAGCCCGGCCCCGGCGTAGGCGGCCACTGCATCGCGGTCGACCCCTGGTTCATTATCGATGCTGCTCCCAAGCACACGCCGCTGATGCGCACGGCGCGTCTGGTGAATGACGGCAAGCCGGACTGGGTAATCGAGAAAGTGAAGGAAGCTGCGAAAGGGATTTCCAATCCCATTATCTGCCTGCTCGGCCTTGCCTATAAGGAAAATGTGGACGATTTCCGCGAATCCCCTTCTGTTACGGTAGCCGACAAGCTGTTACAGGCCAATCTGGGCTCTGTCATCGTAGTAGAACCGTTCATGAAGCAAAGCGACCGTTATACGCTCGTTCCGCTGGAAGAAGGTATTGCGCAGGCAGATGTTGTCGTACACTTGACCGCGCATGACGCTTTCAAAGTCGTCACTAAGGCGCAACTGAGCAACAAGAAAGTGATCGACACTAGAGGATCGCTCGCGTTAGCGTAA
- a CDS encoding exopolysaccharide biosynthesis polyprenyl glycosylphosphotransferase, whose translation MNNISRIFKNSALWLLFGDVVALTAAFTISELVAGIIKLPYYYQAGVLPTGVYFIHRQALIFFYVGMFSLFWLGAKGHYRHRLPYWEKVSHILLIAGLGVVASIFGEMLADNTISYAWFGGSWTLFIILLAGNRSIVQRWLDSRGEWKIPAILIGTGPSAAAVMHALSREPSMGFYITVQMNPKEIQNRTYPNAWKELLAEYDAGHVFLALESAEFESQSHALKFLVRERLPCSIIPPWLGLPTGTLSQHHFLMHDVLLLHDTNRLYLPVPRLLKRGFDIFCSSLALLMLLPLFAVVIHLVRKDGGAAFFLQDRVGKDGKTFKCYKFRSMRVDAEAFLKTYLQENPAAAEEWQKFQKLKNDVRITKIGKFIRKASIDELPQFINVLKGDMSLVGPRPITPEQKDFYGDDFVYYESVRPGITGPWQVSGRNKLTFPERVRLECSYARNWSLWMDIVIMIKTLPALLEKESAF comes from the coding sequence ATGAACAATATCTCGCGTATTTTTAAAAATTCTGCCTTGTGGCTACTGTTTGGCGATGTCGTTGCGCTCACAGCTGCCTTTACGATCAGTGAGCTTGTGGCAGGTATTATCAAGCTTCCTTACTATTATCAGGCGGGGGTATTGCCTACAGGGGTATATTTCATCCACCGCCAGGCGCTGATCTTCTTCTATGTAGGCATGTTTTCACTTTTCTGGCTTGGCGCTAAAGGGCATTACCGTCACAGGCTTCCTTACTGGGAGAAAGTTTCGCATATATTGCTGATTGCCGGTCTTGGTGTGGTCGCCAGTATTTTTGGTGAAATGCTCGCGGATAATACGATCTCTTATGCCTGGTTCGGCGGTAGCTGGACACTGTTTATCATACTGCTGGCGGGGAATCGCAGCATCGTGCAGAGATGGCTTGATTCCAGGGGAGAATGGAAAATCCCGGCGATTTTGATCGGTACCGGGCCTTCGGCTGCTGCCGTCATGCATGCGCTCAGCCGTGAGCCGAGCATGGGATTCTATATCACTGTGCAGATGAACCCGAAGGAAATTCAGAACAGAACGTATCCGAATGCCTGGAAGGAACTGCTGGCGGAATACGATGCGGGACATGTTTTCCTTGCGCTGGAATCCGCTGAATTCGAATCGCAGAGTCACGCACTGAAATTCCTGGTCAGGGAAAGGCTGCCTTGCTCTATCATTCCGCCCTGGCTTGGTTTGCCCACCGGCACGCTTTCGCAACATCACTTCCTGATGCATGACGTTCTGCTGCTGCATGATACCAACAGGCTCTACCTTCCGGTTCCGAGACTGTTGAAGCGCGGATTCGATATATTCTGCTCCAGCCTGGCGCTGTTGATGCTGCTGCCTCTGTTTGCCGTCGTTATCCATCTGGTCAGGAAAGATGGTGGCGCGGCGTTCTTCCTGCAGGATCGCGTCGGCAAGGATGGCAAGACGTTTAAGTGCTATAAATTCCGTTCCATGCGTGTTGACGCGGAAGCATTCCTGAAAACCTACCTGCAGGAGAATCCGGCGGCGGCTGAGGAGTGGCAGAAGTTCCAGAAGCTCAAGAACGACGTGCGCATCACAAAGATCGGCAAGTTCATCCGCAAGGCCAGCATTGATGAGCTGCCGCAGTTTATCAATGTGCTTAAAGGCGATATGAGCCTTGTAGGCCCGCGTCCGATCACGCCGGAGCAGAAAGATTTTTACGGGGATGATTTCGTCTATTACGAAAGCGTGCGCCCCGGCATTACCGGCCCGTGGCAGGTCAGCGGACGCAATAAGCTTACCTTCCCTGAGCGCGTGCGCCTTGAATGCAGCTATGCCCGTAACTGGAGCTTATGGATGGATATCGTCATTATGATTAAGACGCTGCCCGCATTGCTGGAAAAAGAAAGCGCTTTCTAG
- a CDS encoding thermonuclease family protein, with protein MMESALQVRNPRFRILHGLFIYCFLLLPALAAQAQEEIRTVKSVINGKSFITDSGETVRLAGIEAPNAQEANTPSHHGRLGEPLGDEAKQTLSSLILSRKVRIQYAVAKPDRHNRILAQVYDMQGHWIQGAMLEAGMAMTYSFTDTPSDVIEKMLAAEHKAQRKNIGLWANPYYRIITPQETAEFINRFKLVEGKVVSINHYHGHIYINFSEYWKGNFAVFVSQKYASAFTDKYLQSLTGSKVRVRGWIHYYHAPMMDITHPEQIEIIH; from the coding sequence ATGATGGAATCAGCATTACAAGTACGTAATCCACGCTTTCGGATATTACACGGCCTCTTTATATATTGCTTTCTGCTGCTGCCTGCCCTTGCCGCACAGGCACAGGAAGAGATTCGGACTGTTAAATCCGTGATAAACGGAAAATCATTCATCACCGATTCCGGTGAAACCGTAAGGCTGGCGGGAATTGAAGCGCCGAATGCACAGGAAGCCAATACGCCATCGCATCACGGCCGCCTGGGTGAACCGCTCGGCGATGAAGCAAAACAGACGCTAAGTTCGCTTATCCTCAGCCGGAAAGTTCGCATCCAATATGCAGTGGCTAAACCAGATCGCCATAACCGGATACTTGCACAAGTATACGATATGCAGGGGCACTGGATACAGGGCGCGATGCTCGAAGCCGGAATGGCAATGACCTACAGCTTCACTGATACTCCTTCTGACGTTATCGAGAAGATGCTGGCAGCAGAACATAAAGCTCAACGTAAAAATATAGGCCTGTGGGCCAATCCGTACTACCGGATCATCACCCCCCAGGAAACCGCCGAGTTCATCAACCGCTTTAAACTGGTCGAAGGTAAAGTTGTCAGTATCAACCATTATCACGGTCATATTTACATCAATTTCAGCGAATACTGGAAAGGCAACTTTGCCGTGTTTGTCTCACAAAAATACGCGAGCGCTTTCACCGATAAATACCTGCAATCCTTAACAGGCAGTAAGGTGCGCGTGCGCGGCTGGATACATTATTATCATGCTCCAATGATGGATATAACGCACCCGGAACAGATAGAAATCATCCATTAA
- a CDS encoding lytic transglycosylase domain-containing protein gives MVKFFSRARFLLLLVATAISAAAALTAPALLTAMQDNAKPAPTVSPVVTAAAEQKQIEPTEVKVARRNEPSNLRELAGARWKAGLAAFAKQDAAQAAQYFCAILDNTKLPTADRATVAFWAYRAFTAAGNEKSAKHYLEMAAAEDTSFYSILARHLNGNSTVSPNVQLSMAIEYATRKSDANNLYPMPDWKPASGYKLEPALLFAIMRQESAFNPHALSPSGAIGVMQLMPDTAHAMARSVRVRGSIGEPAVSMALGQQYVQHLMEMNSIGDNLVYLLAAYNAGPGALEKWQHSIEQKDPLLFIESIPYAATRDYVVNVIGNYWVYSELFGNANFSLSMIAQNEWPLYTSSVERFASK, from the coding sequence ATGGTGAAGTTTTTTTCACGCGCACGTTTCCTTTTGTTACTGGTGGCCACAGCAATTTCAGCCGCCGCTGCTCTTACTGCACCGGCACTGCTGACCGCCATGCAAGACAATGCGAAACCCGCACCGACCGTATCACCGGTCGTAACTGCTGCTGCCGAGCAGAAGCAGATTGAACCGACAGAAGTCAAAGTTGCTCGCCGCAACGAACCCAGCAACTTGCGTGAACTCGCAGGTGCCCGCTGGAAAGCAGGGCTCGCTGCTTTCGCAAAACAGGATGCAGCACAGGCTGCACAATATTTCTGCGCCATACTGGACAATACCAAACTTCCCACAGCGGACCGCGCTACCGTAGCCTTCTGGGCATACCGCGCTTTTACCGCCGCCGGGAATGAAAAATCCGCCAAGCATTATCTTGAAATGGCTGCAGCGGAAGATACAAGTTTCTACAGCATTCTGGCACGCCATCTCAATGGCAACTCCACCGTGTCGCCGAACGTACAGCTGAGCATGGCGATCGAATATGCCACGCGCAAGAGCGACGCCAATAATCTTTACCCTATGCCGGACTGGAAACCCGCTTCCGGTTATAAGCTTGAACCTGCTTTGCTGTTTGCCATCATGCGGCAGGAATCGGCATTTAACCCGCATGCGCTGAGCCCCAGCGGCGCAATCGGCGTGATGCAGCTCATGCCGGATACGGCGCACGCAATGGCGCGCAGTGTCAGGGTACGCGGCTCCATCGGCGAACCTGCGGTCAGCATGGCGCTCGGCCAGCAATATGTTCAGCACCTGATGGAAATGAACTCCATCGGCGACAATCTCGTCTACCTGCTTGCCGCTTATAATGCAGGTCCGGGTGCACTGGAAAAATGGCAGCATTCTATCGAACAGAAAGATCCGCTGCTGTTTATCGAATCCATCCCCTATGCCGCAACGCGTGATTATGTCGTCAACGTGATCGGCAATTACTGGGTCTATTCCGAACTGTTCGGCAATGCTAATTTTTCACTCAGCATGATTGCACAGAACGAATGGCCGCTCTATACCAGTTCTGTGGAACGCTTCGCTTCCAAATAA
- a CDS encoding ribonuclease HII — protein MEYTGIVAGVDEVGRGPLAGPVVAACVILDRQKILPDGIDDSKKLLKARREALYSHLMAEAHVGIGICSVEEIDEHNILGASKLAMRRAFELLPLRPDVVLVDGNQLPDLPCDMHGIIGGDALCVSIAAASIIAKVTRDRIMEELAKEYPHYGWQHNAGYGTKLHHEGLAMFGITPHHRRSFAPIRQIVEMMQAQKVAG, from the coding sequence ATGGAATATACCGGCATTGTTGCCGGTGTTGACGAAGTTGGGCGGGGTCCCTTAGCCGGACCGGTAGTAGCCGCCTGTGTGATACTGGACCGACAGAAAATACTGCCTGACGGTATCGACGACTCCAAGAAACTGCTCAAGGCCAGGCGCGAGGCGTTATACAGCCATCTTATGGCAGAAGCCCATGTAGGTATCGGCATCTGCAGCGTCGAAGAAATCGACGAGCATAATATATTAGGCGCCTCCAAACTGGCCATGCGCCGTGCATTTGAATTGTTGCCGCTGCGCCCCGATGTCGTGCTGGTTGACGGCAACCAGCTGCCAGACCTTCCCTGCGACATGCACGGCATTATCGGAGGCGATGCATTATGCGTCTCTATCGCCGCTGCCTCCATCATCGCCAAAGTAACGCGTGATAGAATTATGGAAGAACTGGCAAAGGAATACCCACATTATGGCTGGCAGCACAATGCCGGTTACGGCACGAAACTGCATCATGAAGGGCTTGCGATGTTCGGCATTACGCCACATCACCGCAGGAGCTTCGCTCCGATCCGCCAGATAGTGGAAATGATGCAGGCCCAGAAAGTCGCCGGCTGA
- a CDS encoding VOC family protein, whose protein sequence is MLSPFHIAIPINDIQTTKDFYINLLGCTTGREAERWVDFNFFGHQLSAHVKPEETATAAKNAVDGKDVPVRHFGVILPWEEWHKLAERLKGKVDFIIEPYIRFKGETGEQATMFFLDPSGNALEFKSFQDQTQIFAR, encoded by the coding sequence ATGCTCTCCCCGTTCCATATCGCCATTCCTATAAATGACATACAGACTACCAAAGATTTTTACATCAACCTGCTCGGCTGCACCACAGGTCGTGAAGCGGAACGCTGGGTAGATTTCAATTTCTTCGGCCACCAGTTATCTGCGCATGTGAAGCCGGAAGAAACCGCAACCGCTGCCAAAAACGCAGTGGATGGGAAAGATGTGCCGGTACGCCATTTCGGTGTAATCCTGCCGTGGGAGGAATGGCACAAGCTGGCTGAACGGTTGAAAGGCAAAGTAGATTTCATCATTGAGCCTTACATACGCTTCAAAGGTGAAACAGGTGAACAGGCAACGATGTTCTTCCTCGATCCCAGCGGCAACGCGCTGGAATTCAAATCCTTCCAGGATCAGACGCAGATTTTTGCGAGATAA
- a CDS encoding bifunctional (p)ppGpp synthetase/guanosine-3',5'-bis(diphosphate) 3'-pyrophosphohydrolase: protein MIRQFELVERVKSYDPDADEDMINRAYVFAMKAHGSQKRASGDPYFSHPVEVAYMLTEFKLDTASIVTALLHDTVEDTEATLADIEQYFSKEVASLVDGVTKLTRIETKSENAKQAENFRKLLVAMSEDLRVLMVKLADRLHNMRTLKYIKSPEKRQRIARETLDIYSTLAERIGMRKVKEELQDLAFAELYPEARESIVKRLDYLREQDKALVEKIENHLNKTMTEAGIEHFTISGREKRPYSIWKKMETKNVSFEQLSDIIAFRVVVNTIPECYQVLGAIHSAYHTIPGRFKDYISTPKNNGYQSLHTSVIGPGQHRVEVQIRTKEMHDIAEYGVAAHWSYKQRHDYKKEGKQYRWIRELLDILDRSSNPEEFLEHTKLEMYHDQVFCFTPKGDIIAMPRGATPVDFAYAVHSGVGDTCVGAKINGRIVPLRTPLKNGDQVEIITSKTQTPSPTWERFVVTGKARSEIRKFIRTQQRAEYINLGKAILTKTFKQENEDLTDKMMEAAGEKFGKKTPDDIYAEVGEGILNRTHVFEAIFPDRKLTSVQTKKGSLLARLRKKPTSPADAIPIKGLIPGMAMHFGKCCHPIPGDKIVGIVTTGKGITIHTTSCETLENFSETPERWIDVAWDSSTGIPHVARIKVTVLHEAGGLATVTAVIAKDMGNITNLKILNRSSDFFELLIDVEVKDIRHLNSIVASLRGKEEVQSVERYYG from the coding sequence ATGATACGACAATTTGAACTGGTGGAGCGCGTGAAGTCCTACGATCCGGATGCGGATGAGGACATGATCAACCGCGCTTATGTATTTGCCATGAAAGCGCATGGCAGTCAAAAACGCGCTTCGGGCGACCCGTATTTCTCTCATCCCGTAGAAGTGGCGTATATGCTGACCGAGTTTAAGCTCGACACGGCTTCCATCGTCACGGCACTACTGCATGACACGGTGGAGGATACGGAAGCGACGCTTGCGGATATCGAGCAGTATTTCAGTAAGGAAGTGGCCTCGCTCGTAGACGGCGTAACGAAGCTTACACGCATCGAAACCAAGTCCGAAAATGCCAAGCAGGCTGAGAATTTCCGCAAGCTGCTCGTGGCGATGTCGGAAGATCTGCGTGTGCTGATGGTGAAGCTGGCGGATCGCCTGCACAATATGCGTACGCTCAAATATATCAAATCGCCGGAAAAGCGCCAGCGCATCGCCCGGGAGACGCTCGATATCTACTCGACGCTAGCCGAGCGCATCGGTATGCGCAAGGTGAAGGAAGAATTGCAGGATCTCGCATTCGCCGAGCTTTACCCGGAAGCGCGTGAATCTATCGTTAAGCGTTTGGATTACCTGCGTGAACAGGATAAGGCACTGGTCGAGAAGATCGAGAACCACCTCAACAAGACGATGACGGAAGCGGGGATCGAGCATTTCACGATCAGCGGTCGTGAAAAGCGTCCTTACTCGATCTGGAAGAAAATGGAGACGAAGAATGTCAGCTTCGAGCAGTTGAGCGACATTATCGCTTTCCGCGTTGTGGTGAATACGATTCCGGAATGTTATCAGGTGCTGGGGGCGATCCACTCAGCATATCACACGATTCCCGGACGTTTTAAGGATTATATCAGCACGCCGAAAAACAACGGCTACCAGTCGCTGCATACTTCGGTGATCGGACCGGGGCAGCACCGCGTGGAAGTGCAGATCCGCACGAAGGAGATGCACGACATCGCGGAATACGGTGTGGCGGCGCACTGGTCTTATAAGCAGCGCCATGATTATAAAAAAGAGGGCAAGCAGTATCGATGGATACGCGAGCTGCTGGATATTCTCGATCGCTCTTCCAACCCGGAAGAATTCCTCGAGCACACGAAGCTCGAAATGTATCACGACCAGGTATTCTGTTTCACGCCTAAAGGTGACATTATCGCCATGCCGCGTGGGGCAACGCCGGTGGACTTTGCTTATGCCGTGCATTCGGGCGTGGGCGATACCTGCGTCGGTGCGAAGATCAACGGCCGTATTGTGCCGTTGCGCACGCCGCTGAAAAATGGCGACCAGGTGGAAATCATTACCTCCAAAACGCAGACGCCTTCACCGACCTGGGAACGTTTCGTCGTCACCGGTAAGGCGCGTTCGGAAATACGCAAATTTATCCGCACGCAGCAGCGCGCGGAGTATATCAATCTCGGCAAGGCGATCCTGACCAAGACCTTCAAGCAGGAAAATGAAGACCTGACCGACAAGATGATGGAAGCCGCGGGAGAAAAGTTCGGCAAGAAGACGCCGGACGATATTTACGCGGAAGTGGGCGAGGGGATACTGAACCGCACGCATGTGTTCGAGGCGATCTTTCCCGACCGCAAGCTGACTTCCGTGCAGACGAAGAAGGGCTCGCTGCTTGCCCGTCTGCGCAAGAAGCCGACGTCACCTGCGGATGCGATTCCGATCAAGGGGCTGATTCCCGGCATGGCGATGCATTTCGGCAAATGCTGCCACCCGATTCCGGGCGATAAGATTGTCGGCATTGTGACGACAGGGAAGGGCATTACCATCCATACGACGTCCTGCGAGACGCTCGAGAATTTCTCGGAAACGCCGGAACGCTGGATCGACGTGGCGTGGGACAGCAGCACCGGTATTCCGCATGTGGCGCGCATCAAGGTGACGGTGCTGCATGAAGCGGGCGGGCTTGCAACGGTGACAGCCGTTATCGCCAAAGATATGGGCAATATCACGAACCTGAAGATCCTTAACCGTTCCTCGGATTTCTTCGAGTTGCTGATCGACGTTGAGGTGAAAGATATCCGCCATCTGAATTCCATCGTGGCATCGCTGCGTGGGAAGGAAGAGGTGCAATCGGTAGAGCGGTATTACGGTTAG